The Numenius arquata chromosome 6, bNumArq3.hap1.1, whole genome shotgun sequence sequence GCCAGGCAGCCAATTACCGAGAAATCCCACTGTGTGGCTGGCTCTGAACCGCCACCGCATCAAGGCCTGGGCTGACCCATGTCCTGCCGCAGCTGGGCGAGGGCTGCCTCCCAGCCGGCGAGCTGGAGGGATGCGCAGGGGATGTTCAGCAGGAGAGGGGAGCTGAGAGCCTGTGAAGCTCTGACAGGTGGCCGGATGTGGGGATTTTCAGGAAGACCCTGCCTGGAGCTCTGAGCGCCACAGGTGGGAACATCTCTCCAGCTCCTGAATATTCATCTCAGCCTGGGCTGCAACACAGGGCAAGCCAGGCCAGGTGGCTGTTGCCACCCAGCAGTAGCACAGCCATGCTGCCGGAAGAGCTGGGAGCAGTCTGCGCGCTGTGGGAGTGAAACCTCTTCCCAGAGCCAAAGCACCAGCTTCTCCACGGTCTGAGAGCTCAGGGTCTCTGAAACTTGAATCAGCTTCTGTGGGCTTGAATCCTTAAAGGAGCTCTGTGCTGGTGTACTCTGTCCTTGCTTTGCACCTCcagttctctcttcctttctctgtttttgctGTCTCAGTCTCCATCTGTTATAGGACTTTGTCAAATCAAAAAGCATGCAATGCTTTCGGAGCCTTGCTCCTTTAGCAGGATTCAGCGTGTACCCAGTTCTTCTTCCTCACCCCCATTCTTTTGTCTCTAGTGTCCTTTTTAGGTGGAGTAGCCATAGTCTTTGTGCTGGAAATACCCAGTGACCCAGACATTGGCCATTCCAGGGTCACACTGGAAATCACGAAAAGGTTTATGACATTACAGCTAGGTGCATCTTCCCCAGTCTTTGTGTCTGTTAGACCACCAGCACTTCCTTCCTCAGCTGTCAGGAAGGTCACAGGCCTCCGCACCGTCTGAGACCCAGCCGGCAGCTCCTTCAGCATGTAGTCTTACTTGCCTTCTCTCGGTTTCTGCCCCACATTTCATTTCTAACAGAGTCTAGGTGACTGGTGGCTGAGCTGAGCAAATGATAACACATCGAATAAGAAGCAAATTCTTGCCAGTCTTAGGATGATGGCAAGTAGGCAGTGGGGTTTAGTGCAGCTGGCTTCTTTCAGTTTCAAGGTTGCGTTCAAATGCATGGTCCATGGCTATGGAGTCCCACCCAGCCCAAATCTGCTCCTCTTGCAAGATTTCTTTTGACCCCAAACTTCAAAACTTTATTGCCttgttttaatattaaacaatatatttttaatcattGCCAGATAACTCTCTTGTGTTCTCTAATAAGAAACAGGTTGTTTCATATCTGTGAAGCAAGGTGTCTTTTGTCTCTAGTGAAAGAAGAGCGTAACACTCCCCACTTACTGCTCCTGCTGTCTCTTGTTGCAGACATTCCCGTGATCCCTGACTTGGAGGAACTCCAGGAGGAAGATCTGGCCATGCAAGTGGCAGCTCCTCCCAGGTAAGAGCACTGCCAGGTGTTCTTGAGGCTCTCATCAGCAGTGCGAAACGGTTGGTGAAATTAAACTCCGTCTTATCTCATGCTCTCTGGACGTCAGTGGCAGTGCCGTTCAGCGGGGTTGGATGCTGTGTATTGTGGCAGTGGGGCTACAAGCTGAACAGTGCAAACTGCTTGTTTCACAGAAAAAGCAATTACTGCATATTTTCTCTGTATATACAAAAATTACATTAAAGTGGCATGTTTGATGTTGCAAAATCAAATTCTCAAAAGTTAGGAATTGCTTGATTTGAAGTTGCCTTTATAACCTCAAATGCCTCCAGTACACATGTATTATCACGCACGCTTTGATTATGCATGGTCGTAGGCTGCTTTGTCCTCCACAAGATACCCTTCTTACTCAACTGCCTAGTTAATTTGCAGAGTACACTCCTGTTGTTTGAAGGTTGTTATCAGATAGTCTTGGGGTTAACTCAAGGGAGAccagcaactttttaaaaatgaaagatttgggGGTTTTATCTTAAATGTATCAGTAAAGTCTTCTTTCCCCTGTTGGGCCTATTGCCAAGATCACAGACTGGGATTTCTAGTGACCCTTGTTTGGAGGGGTGGGATATTTTACTCCTGACCACAGATGCCTCTCTCACAAGTATGAAGTGGGCATTGTAATTAAATAGCTGTTATAAATGACACTTTACAGTAGaaagtttaaaattactttgtctCTCACCAGAGTTCgtttgtgttttctctctttttttataatCCCATCTGTTACTCCTGTATCCATAGTCTCCCTGCAGTAGAAAAGACAAGTAATTTTAATGGACAAACAcgaacagaaattaaattaatacagGTCTTTTCTATAGTATCGCATCACCTGTGAAGGGAAGCACGGCCCAACAGTATGTTACGCCCCTACCCCGTGTTTCTCTTTGCAGGCTACATTTTAAGAAATTGTATTTGATAACTGTCACGCAGCTCAGACATGGCAATCACAAGGTCCCTAATATTCTGTAGCTTGTGTGGTGGGGGCTCTCAGAGCCTGCTGGGGCTGTTCCAATGTTCACTACGTTCCTGTTTTCTTTCTAGCTCTTGCAGCTAGTCTGTGGATCTTCTCTCTGGTGTGCTGGCCTCTCTGACAGAGTCTGTGGTCACTCCACATGCTATTTTTATGCGTGTGCACAACTCAGCATGCAGATTTGTCAATGTCTGTTCATTTGCTGAATGAGATTTGCTTCTGTCTGGGGACACCCATCTCGAGAGTCTACGTGGGTGATGTAGACACTTGTGATGAGTGTCACCAGATTCCTGTTCATGCCACCCTTCTCAGATGTGCTTCCATGCTTACCCAGGCTTGTTCTTTGACCCTTTTTGATTGCAGTGTGCAGGTGAACCGAGTGTTGACCTACCATGACCTGGACAAAGATCTTATGAAATATGCCGCCTTTCAAACTCTGGTAAGTGGATGTTGCTATGGGGTGACCAATGTGACTCCCTGTCCTTTCAGGCTCCCATCGTCCTCCACAGTGATACTCAGCTGCATAAAATATACAGCCCTATCATACAAACAACTTCCAGTCTGCTTTCAagtcttttcctctctgcagtgTGACTTTCATGCTTGTTTGTGCCTGTAAATAGTGTGGGTATGGTATCTGCTGCTCAGATGAGGCTCCTGCTGTTTTCCTGGGCAAAGTATATGTCCCTTATGAAGCAAATGTGCCTATCTCAGCAAGATTTACCTAGTGAAAAGATGATGTCCACTTTCTCACTGTCTCTAAGACTGTGACTATATGTGTTCATAGGATGGAGAGGTTGACCTGAAGCTTCTCACCAAAGTTTTGGCTCCAGAGCATGAACTACGAGAGGTGAGTTTTTCCTTTTGTGGGAATACCAACAAGGCAAAAGCTTCTTATGTGTCTCAGTCTATACTTGGAAAGCAAGCCTTTGTCAGTGGGGTGGATGAAGAGGAGCCTGTGAAGAGGAGCTTGCCCAAGAGGATGGAAATCTGATTCCCCCAGCAGATTATTTTAAGGAGATATAGGGCTTTCTCAATCAGTATGATTGGCCCCTTCAGTATGAAAGAGCTAGTAAGGAAAATATGAAGGGCCTGGCGCTGGCACAGATCCCTGCAGAAACAGTGCTCTGTGTCTTGTCTTTTTGGTAGCCACTGTGAGCTCCAGGTAGTTCTGCAGGGCGGTACAGAGGGACAAAGGCAAAACATTTGGGGCCTGGGCAGAGGGATGGGTTAAAGCAGGACAGAACAATCTCAATACAACCGAGGAGCAGGAGCTCAGGACTTGCAACAAAGGATTTCTGCAGCTCAGAATTGCAATTGCTTCAGCAGAAGTGTAGAAGGGTTGAAGATTTTTATGGCTCCTTTTTACACCATGTCTGGGAGTATCTAAGATTAACAAGTATCAAAAACTTGTCTTTTATGAAATTTTGGAACATGAATAATTCTGTCAAATTCTTTAAATTGTAGCAGGAATTCACATTTCATTCTGGCTAGGATTCCTGTTCTAGCCAACTGAATCTGGGACTTCCCTGGCAGGGACAGTTGCCATTTCGTTTCTCTTCTTTGCTGTTCATCTTGAGTATGTGGCATTGATCAGAGACCTTTGGGTGTCACCAGTAACATTTCAGCATgtttgtctttttcctcttggTAGGATGATGTCAGCTGGAATTGGGACCATCTCTTCACAGAGGTGTCCTCAGAACTAGTGACTGAGTGGGACCTGGGGCAATCTGAGAGAGAGGACCACCTCAGTCTGCCTTAGAGCACTGGCACACCAGACATCTCATACATGCATCCCCTGTAAATAGTTTAGCACTTTAATTTTCTATTCACTTGTTTGTATTTGAGAATTTATTTCAGACGTGAAAATAAATAGAACCTTGCTTCATAGGAAAACTGGCTTGGG is a genomic window containing:
- the IFT43 gene encoding intraflagellar transport protein 43 homolog isoform X1; translated protein: MSRRARQDFFPDENLSRKNSPSASLGEDEDPEEKVDHGPPPKPPRRQGGWADDPVVAATKSGRKHAEEVEDHRLRQQSLEASDDGGDIPVIPDLEELQEEDLAMQVAAPPSVQVNRVLTYHDLDKDLMKYAAFQTLDGEVDLKLLTKVLAPEHELREDDVSWNWDHLFTEVSSELVTEWDLGQSEREDHLSLP
- the IFT43 gene encoding intraflagellar transport protein 43 homolog isoform X2, with translation MSRRARQDFFPDENLSRKNSPSASLGEGPPPKPPRRQGGWADDPVVAATKSGRKHAEEVEDHRLRQQSLEASDDGGDIPVIPDLEELQEEDLAMQVAAPPSVQVNRVLTYHDLDKDLMKYAAFQTLDGEVDLKLLTKVLAPEHELREDDVSWNWDHLFTEVSSELVTEWDLGQSEREDHLSLP